A single genomic interval of Pangasianodon hypophthalmus isolate fPanHyp1 chromosome 8, fPanHyp1.pri, whole genome shotgun sequence harbors:
- the ajap1 gene encoding adherens junction-associated protein 1, producing the protein MWIKWCRERSFMAALRPLGLLGCRMWVLFTLVHLTMDLSMCAPVGTGLRLLPRSLPRLRPRLLIRDVPSGPHWRTLGTWQRGVSHPVPLLDHRGGGGREGLGFKPRPQRHKRHLCENCTSSFPASEGGESLEFLEGSKADIVQHLLRQRRQLKWDSYDSYSQEGRTTTVAGFIDWGPTGTDDGAEDEVKVIPKTTATTKATTTTTTTTTTTTTTRSPQRTHAVVTTTRPRRLSTTQPAVNLGVTAKPQKPFGDTPGLAVHQIITITVSLIMVVAALITTLVLKNCCAQSGNGRHTSHQRKINQQEESCQNLTDFTPARVPSKVDIFTAYNDSLQCSHECVRTAVPVYTDEMIQHTPIYKTTYNGSRPSPTERQLIPVAFVSEKWFEISC; encoded by the exons TTTCATGGCTGCATTGAGACCATTGGGACTCCTGGGATGCAGAATGTGGGTCCTCTTCACCCTTGTCCACCTCACTATGGATCTCTCCATGTGTGCTCCAGTGGGGACTGGGCTTAGGCTGCTCCCTCGGTCACTGCCTCGCTTACGCCCTCGTCTTCTCATCCGGGATGTACCCAGTGGTCCGCACTGGAGGACTCTGGGTACCTGGCAGCGTGGTGTCTCACATCCTGTACCATTACTCGACCaccgaggaggaggaggaagagaggggTTGGGGTTCAAACCACGGCCACAGAGGCACAAACGTCATCTTTGTGAGAACTGCACCTCCAGCTTCCCTGCCTCAGAGGGAGGCGAATCGCTGGAGTTTTTGGAGGGGAGTAAAGCCGACATTGTGCAGCACTTGTTGCGACAACGTAGGCAGTTGAAGTGGGATAGTTATGACAGTTATTCGCAGGAAGGAAGGACCACTACAGTGGCAGGATTTATTGACTGGGGGCCAACTGGGACAGATGATGGGGCAGAGGATGAGGTGAAAGTTATCCCCAAGACCACGGCCACTACAAaggccaccaccaccactacgaCCACCACGACAACTACCACGACCACACGCAGCCCTCAAAGGACTCATGCGGTGGTCACCACCACCCGTCCAAGGAGGCTGAGTACCACACAGCCTGCTGTTAATCTCGGCGTGACCGCCAAGCCACAGAAGCCATTTGGAGATACACCAG GTTTGGCAGTGCATCAGATCATCACTATCACTGTTTCCCTCATCATGGTCGTCGCAGCCTTGATAACAACACTAGTCCTTAAAAACTG CTGTGCACAGTCGGGGAATGGCCGCCACACTAGCCACCAGAGGAAGATCAACCAGCAGGAAGAGAGCTGCCAGAACCTGACTGACTTCACGCCGGCACGCGTGCCCAGCAAGGTGGACATCTTCACCGCCTACAACGACAGTTTACAGTGCTCTCACGAGTGTGTGCGCACCGCTGTGCCAGTCTACACAGACGAGATGATCCAACACACACCGATTTACAAGACCACTTACAATGGGAGCAG ACCGTCCCCAACTGAAAGGCAGCTAATCcctgtggcctttgtgtctgagAAATGGTTCGAGATCTCCTGCTGA